From Lytechinus pictus isolate F3 Inbred chromosome 6, Lp3.0, whole genome shotgun sequence, the proteins below share one genomic window:
- the LOC135154581 gene encoding uncharacterized protein LOC135154581, translating to MMANVSNFGQLGDEDFDCYIERFELHLVAHGYEVPQATAPGGAQQTPAERALERKVVAVFLNALGADVYKRARDLLAPAKPADQSYHELKAVLRRHYKKTPIIVAERRKFIRRDQAQGESTKDYVVQLKHLSLNCEFADKLDEQLRDRFISGIKDEGTALKLMERSFQDAVSFALDREVTLGEAKAMRTGSDGVSVHAVADQRRRAGSMFSGQGNPGQRQGYPGARQGNPGASHLSKRSGTGRQQNQHKDFECFRCGQQGHLAKGCSFRGQCRKCGKKGHIARKCRSKDCEKYKFDVKKDRDSNQKRDVKRSSVKKVGANETQEEYDRYDDRHTGHNEDYDRTTMFKNEVHSVGNSEGNAPPPIIVEVEIEGHKIAMELDTGSGVSIIPYSMYMQYFTHIPLESSVKVFVSISPGETVPRGKIEVEVKYGSFRGSLMLYVVDTEFVLFGRDWLSFIKLDWAAIISQSGRSTSSRSTEAVTAVHSLDKILGKHDRLFEQRLGRLTKVKAHITVREDAQPVVTKPFRVPYAMKGAVEKELTRLQENGVLTQVEHRHSGRAQERR from the coding sequence ATGATGGCAAATGTGAGTAATTTCGGACAGTTGGGGGACGAGGACTTTGATTGTTATATCGAACGCTTTGAGCTTCATTTGGTAGCGCACGGCTACGAGGTCCCACAGGCGACTGCACCGGGCGGCGCCCAGCAGACTCCGGCGGAGAGAGCGTTGGAGAGGAAGGTGGTGGCAGTGTTTCTGAATGCGTTAGGAGCAGATGTTTATAAGAGAGCTAGGGATTTGTTAGCCCCAGCTAAGCCGGCAGATCAATCGTACCATGAGCTGAAAGCAGTATTACGCAGACATTATAAGAAGACACCGATTATTGTAGCGGAAAGACGAAAGTTTATCCGAAGGGATCAGGCACAGGGAGAGTCTACGAAAGACTATGTTGTGCAGCTGAAACATTTGAGTCTGAATTGTGAGTTTGCTGATAAGCTCGATGAACAGCTTCGTGATAGGTTTATCAGCGGAATTAAGGATGAAGGAACAGCCTTAAAGTTGATGGAAAGGTCATTCCAGGATGCTGTGTCTTTTGCCCTGGATCGTGAGGTCACGCTGGGAGAAGCGAAAGCTATGAGAACGGGGTCAGATGGTGTTTCTGTGCACGCAGTAGCTGATCAGAGGAGGAGAGCAGGATCAATGTTTTCTGGTCAGGGCAATCCCGGCCAGCGCCAGGGTTATCCCGGCGCGCGTCAGGGCAATCCCGGCGCATCGCACCTGTCTAAGAGGTCTGGAACAGGAAGACAGCAGAACCAGCACAAGGACTTTGAGTGTTTTCGTTGCGGACAGCAAGGACATTTGGCGAAAGGGTGCAGCTTCCGAGGACAGTGCAGAAAATGTGGAAAGAAGGGGCATATTGCTAGAAAATGCAGGAGCAAAGACTGTGAAAAGTATAAATTTGATGTAAAGAAAGACAGAGACAGTAATCAAAAGAGAGACGTTAAGAGAAGTAGTGTAAAGAAGGTTGGTGCAAATGAAACACAAGAAGAGTATGATAGGTATGATGATAGGCACACTGGCCATAATGAGGATTATGATCGTACTACTATGTTCAAGAATGAGGTTCACTCAGTTGGTAATTCAGAGGGTAATGCCCCACCCCCAATAATAGTAGAGGTAGAGATAGAGGGTCACAAGATCGCTATGGAGTTGGACACCGGTTCAGGTGTTAGTATAATTCCGTACAGCATGTATATGCAGTATTTTACTCATATTCCTCTAGAGTCTAGTGTAAAGGTGTTCGTGTCAATAAGTCCAGGTGAGACTGTACCTCGAGGTAAGATAGAGGTAGAAGTAAAATATGGGAGCTTCAGAGGTAGTTTGATGTTGTACGTTGTAGACACCGAGTTTGTGTTATTCGGCAGAGATTGGTTGAGTTTTATAAAGTTAGATTGGGCTGCAATAATCTCCCAGTCTGGTAGAAGTACTAGTTCGCGAAGTACTGAGGCAGTTACGGCAGTGCATAGCTTAGATAAGATTTTGGGCAAACATGATCGCTTGTTTGAGCAGCGGCTAGGCCGTCTGACAAAAGTCAAGGCGCATATCACAGTACGCGAAGATGCACAGCCGGTCGTAACAAAACCGTTTCGGGTACCTTATGCGATGAAGGGAGCAGTGGAAAAAGAATTGACGCGCTTGCAAGAAAATGGCGTACTTACCCAGGTGGAGCACAGGCATAGTGGCCGTGCCCAAGAAAGACGGTAG